The candidate division KSB1 bacterium nucleotide sequence GGAGGAGGGTGGCCACCGCTTGGCCGCTGTTGTTCATGAAGGTGAGCGGTTTTGCCACCACGAACCCCACACCCTCAACCTCCGCCCGGGCCAGTGTGTAGAGGCCGGTTCTGACCGCAAAGTGTGAGCCCACGCGCTCCGCCAGCGCGTCGGCCACTAAGAATCCGATGTTGTGGCGAGTCCTGAGGTACTTGCGGCCAGGATTGCCGAGCCCAACAACGGCCTTTGCGACCTCCGCCATTTGCCGTGCCGCCACCCTGCAGGAGGTTACTACTGCTCCTGTTCAGCCTCCGGTGCAGCCTCTTCCTCCTCGGCTTCCGCCACCTCAGGGGCCGCAGCCTCTGCCGCCTCGCGCACCACTGCCGGTGCGGTCACGGTGGCCACAGACAGCGTGGGATCTGTCAGGATGTGCGCCCGTTCCAGGACGAGATCCCTGACGTGTATCGACTCGCCGATACCCAGCTTCGAGACATCGACGTCAATGTGCTCCGGCAGGTCACCAGGCAGCGCCTCCACCTCAACCTCGCGCAGCACTTGCTGCAGGATGCCGCCGGCAGTTTTCACACCTTCCGGAATCCCCACCAAGCGCACCGGTACCATCAGGCTCACCTTCTGGTCCATGCGCACGCCCATCAAGTCCACGTGCACCGGCACGTCGCGGAGCGGATCAAATTGCACTTCGCGCACAATGCACTTGACCGCCTTGCCGTCAAGCTTCACATCGACGATGTTGGCTTCACTCTGCAGCACGGCACGCAGCGCCTTCTCCTCGATAGCAATGGGGGTCGGCTCCCCGCGCCCGCAATAGTAGATGCCGGGGAGCATGCCTTTGCGGCGAAGCTGCTTGGCAGCCTGCTTGCCAGTTCTCTCACGCCTCTCACAGATCAGTTCAGACATTGCAATTGCTCCATACGCAACGACCCATCAACCAAGAATCACGTAACGCTAAACAGCTTGCTAACCGACATGTTCCTGTGAATCCGCCATACGCCCTCGGCGAAGAGCTCCGCCACCGAGATCACCTCGAGCTTGTCGATGCGCTTCTCGGGCGGCAAGGCAATGGTATCGGTGACCACCAGCCGCTTGAGAGGGGACGCCTGCAGCTTCTCGACGGCTTGCCCAGAGAGCACGGCGTGGGTGCAGAGCGCGGATACCGCCTTGGCTCCCCGCTGCTCGATCAAGAACTTTGTCACCTCACAAAGGGTGTTGCCGGTGTCCACGATGTCATCCACCAGCAGCACATTCTTGCCCTCCACCTCGCCGATGAGGGTGCGTACCTCCGCTTCGTTCGGCCTCGGCCGCCTCTTGTCCACCAGTGCCAACGGTGCATGCAAACGGCGTGCGTAGGCACGTGCAATCTGGATGCCACCAACATCGGGCGAAGCGATGACCAGGTCGGGGATGCGCATCTTTTCGACAAACTTACACGCCACGGTGGCAGAGTACAGGTGGTCGACCGGTATGTCGAAAAAGCCCTGCAGCTGCGGCGCGTGCAGGTCCATGGTCAGCACGCGGTCGGCTCCGGCAGTGGTGATGAGATTGGCCACCAACTTGGCGGTGATGGCTACCCGTGGCCTGTCCTTGCGATCCTGGCGGGCATAGCCAAAGTATGGAATCACCGCCGTGATGCGCTTGGCCGAAGCACGGCGCGCGGCGTCGATCATCACCAGCAGTTCCATCAGATTGTCCGCCGGCGCATTGGTCGACTGGATGAGGAAGCAGTCTGCGCCGCGGACGTTCTCCTCGTACTTGACCCAGATTTCGCCATCGCTAAAGCGGCCCCGACTGATTACGCCCAGCTTTATGCGAAGGCTCTTGCAAATGGCCGTTGCCAAGGGCACGTTCGTCGAGCCGCTGAAAACCTTCAACCTTTCTGCCATAGGCGAGACTCTTTTCCTGCTCTTCTCCGAACGCACGGCGGAGCACCTTTGTCCTCTGTCAAGAGAAGGAGCACCTTGCTGGGGCGGGAGGATTCGAACCTCCGAATGCAGGAACCAAAATCCTGTGTCTTACCGCTTGACGACGCCCCAGTAGAAAGAGGCCGTCTACCACCCGACCTCAGCGCAACTCCGGCGGGAGTTGCTCCTCAGTCAACCCTTTCTCTTCCATCAACTTCTTGCGATACACCGCAAGGACGGTCTTCTCAAGGTATTCCCGAAATTCGGGCGTGACGGGGTGGGCAATGTCGCGGTAGGTACCGTCCTCAGCCTTGCGACTGGGCATGCTCACGAAGTAACCCGTGTTCCCGTGGATAACCTTCATACCCCGCACGACAAAGACGTTGTCGAAGGTCACGTTGACAAACGCCTTCAGCCTCTCCTCCTCGCGGAGGGTGATCGAGACCTCGGTGATTTCCATATGTAGCTCCCGGGCGGCGTTATCGAGACTGAATACTCGCTGCCGCCCTCCCACGGAAGAATGTCCTACGCGGTGCAAAGTTGACGCGCCACTGCCTCTACCACCTCCCGGCGACCATACCTCACTGGACGAACGAGCACTGCCCTGCTCACCCTGGAGAGGGCCGCGCGGGCGCGTCGCGCCTGCTCCCGGCGCGTGAACAGCCCAAACACTGCACCGCCGCTGCCTGACAAGCTACAGTAGAAGCCTCCCTCGCGACGCAGTTCCGCCTTCAACTGCGCAATAACCGGATACGCAGCAAACACCACCTCTTCAAAGTCGTTGTTCAGAAACTGCTCCCACTGCTGACGATCGCGCAGTTCCGCAACGCGGCAGGGAAATGTAATACTTTTCCGCCTCTTTGTCAAGTCAAATTTGGCCGCGCTGTAGGCCCATCTTGTAGATATTTCGACATTTGGAATTGCCAGCACGCACCAATAATCCGTCGGCAGCTCGATCGGGCGCAGCACTTCGCCCCGTCCCTCACCGACGGCACTCCCTCCCAGGAGGAAGAAGGGCACATCAGAGCCAATCTGAGCAGCTAAGGACAGAAGTTCCTCCTCCGGGAGCCGCGTACCCCAGATTTCGTTGAGCGCAGCCAGCACCACCGCCGCGTTGCTGCTTCCGCCTCCCAAGCCCGCACCCACCGGGATGCGCTTGCGCAAGGTGATGCGCGCTCCTCGTCTGCAACCGGTGGCCATCTGCAAGGCTGCAGCCGCCCGCCAACAGAGGTTGTCCCTCCCTGGGGCTACACCAGGCTGACGGCACACCACCGTGACCTCCTCGCCATCGGGCGCCACGATGATATCATCGCCCAAGGAGACCTGCTGGAAGATGGTGCAAATGTCGTGGTAGCCGTCGCTGCGCCTGCCCAGGACGCGCAGCCCCAAGTTGATCTTTGCAAAAGAACGGAGGTAGACTCTCGCCATAGCGCACAATTGAAAAAGGCCTCACGGGATCGTGAAGCCTTGTCTCATCTGCCGAGGACTCGCCGGAGTTCGGCGAGCAGTGTTTCCCTGTCTGCCCGTGAGACCTCCCTACCGTGAATTTTGACCCCTGGAGTTTCTCGTGCCAGCTGCCGCAACTTGCGCACGGGGAGCCGCTCGAGCTCCTCGCTGGTGAGGGTGGCCCCTTGCTCAGTCGGCGGGCCCCCTTCGTCGTAGACGATCGACTCGGTATCGGCGTGCGGGCGAGGAATGACGTGCGTGGCCACCAGCTCACCCACTCGTGCGGCTGCCGCCTGCCCTGCGGCGACTGCCGCGCGCACCGCTGCCACCTCGCCCACAACCTTGACCACCACCAGCCCGCCGGTGCTCAGCTCCTTGCCAATCAGCCGCACCCGGGCCGCCTTAACCATCGCGTCAGCCGCCTCGATGGCCCCCACCAGTCCCCTGGTTTCAATAAGGCCTAAGGCTCGTTCATACATGCGCGTCACCGACCCTCGTGGTGCGGCGCTCGCCTACTCATTGACCTCCACATTGGGGCGCTTGGGCAGAATCATCTCCACATCAGAGTGCGGCCGCGGGATGACATGCACGGAGACCAGCTCCCCCACCTTCTCTGCGGCCGCCGCACCTGCGTCCACGGCTGCTTTGACGGCGCCCACGTCGCCGCGCACCATCACCGTCACATAGCCTCCCCCCACCTTCTCCTTGCCGATGAGCTGCACCTTTGCTGCCTTGACCATCGCATCTGCCGCTTCGATGGCACCCACCAGGCCCTTGGTCTCGATCAATCCCAGGGCATCGAGCGTCATAGACTCCTCCGCATCTTGCCTGTGCACGTCCTACCGCACTCGCGGCTAAGTTAACAAAACTTTGCCAAATTGTCAACCCATTTTTCCTGGCGCGCCCGCAGAAGGTCACTGCTGTGCATACTGCTGGGCAAAGTAGGTGGCGGTGAGCGGCTCGCCTGTTGCCCGCTGGATGAGCTCATCCCAATGGTAGCGCGAGCCAGGGGCGAATACCCGCTGCCGCAGAAACTCCCCTATGCGCCGCTGCCCCACGTAGCCCAACCCCTGCTCGTCCGCGGCGCGCAGCAGCGAAGTGACAAGGTAGTGATGGAGTTGCGATGCAAACAGCTCGCCAAGCATGTAGTTGTGATAGTACACCGGAGAGGAAGAGAAGTGAATCTTGGCTGCCCAGTCCGGGGCCTTGCGGTTTTCCGGCCTGCGCACCAGTTGATACCTCTCCACCAGATCCCACCACAAGCAGTTCAAGTCCTGGTCAGGATCGCGGTAGAGTTCTCGTTCAAAGTTCACCATCACCTGGCACCAGCGTGCAAACACGAGCTGTTTCAATCGGGCGCTGCGCAGCATTGCCTGCTCACACTCCGCACGTTGCTGGTCGCTGAGCTGCAAGATGCTTTGCAACCAACTGGGATTGAGCGCCAGACGGCCAAACAATTCGGCGATCCCCTCGGTGGTAAAGGCATGTGCCGGCTCGCGCACGAGGTAAGGCAGACGCCGGTCGATGTAGACGTCGTACACGGCGTGGCCGAGCTCGTGCAGCATCGTGTCCATCCAGCGGGCATCGCTACGCACGTTGGCCAGCACCCGGACGTCCCCCTCGCGGTCAATATCCGTGCAGAAAGCGTGCGGGTTCTTGCCCGGCTTCTCGAAGAGGTCACTCCTGGCCAACACGGAGTCCACGTCCAGCCCGATGCCGCGATAGAAAGTGCGCGCCAGCTCCACCACGTCTCGGTCCTGGTAGTAGCGGTCCAGGTCCAATTCCTGGATTCGCGGCGCCTCCTGGAGGAACGGGTCCTGGTAGTGCCACGGTCGCAACTGGTCAGGAGCAATGCCATAACGTGCGGCCAGTACGGAGTCCACCTCCCGTTTGGCACGGCCGAAAGGCTCGTCGGTGAGCTCGGCCAGCTCTGCAAAAATGGCCTCCAGGTTCTCTACGTCTTGTTCGGCCAGGGCGAGCGCCATAACGTAGTAGTCCTCAAACCCCAAGGCACGAGCTGCCTGATTGCGCAGCTTGGCCAATTGAATGAGGTCGGCTGCCACCTTGGCGCCCACTTCCTTGCTGGCCTCCCACGCCCGCTGCCGCAGCTGGCTATCGGTCGAAGTGCGCAGCACCTCGGCAATGTCGTTGGAGCTCACCGGCCTGCCGTCCAGCGTGGGGCGAAAGGTGTTGAACGCCTGCTCAACCTTCGTGCTCAACGCCACAATCTGACCCAGCAACTCGGCGGGGATCTGGTTCGCCAGGAACTGCTTGTAGAGCAGGGTAAGCTGCCGCGCCACCAAGGGGTCGTGCACCGCCTTTGACTCCTTGAATGACTTCACTTTGGCAAACGCTGCGCTGTCGGACAGCACTTGTCGCAAGGCAAGTTGGTACTGGGCGTACTGGTCGTAGAACTCCTGCTCCCCGGTCACGCACGCCCGCCAGTAGGCCAGGTTCATGGCCTTCTCCAGCGGACGGACCTTCTGGACGTGGGCATCCAGGAAAGCGCGTGCCTCCTGTTCGACAGCACGTCGGCCACACCCCCCGAGCATGCCAAGGAGGGCAATTGCCATCATAGCCGCTGCGAACCTTTGCATGTCTTCACCTCCCTTTCCTTGCCGGCAGCCGCTCCCCTACTTGCGGGACGAGACCTGCCAGCCGGTCTCCGGACGACTCATATCCCCCTCTGCAAGTGGGCCACGAGAATGCGCAGCGCCACAGCCACCAAGATCGCGGCCCCCACCAACTGGGTGCTCTTGCCAAACACCCTGTGGGTGTGATGGCCTAACAGGCCACCGAGGCCGCTGAGAGAAAACGCCACCACCCCGATGATCGCGCACGAATAGAGCACGGCCAAACCCAGGAGCGCTAAGGAGAACCCCACCGCTAAGGCGTCGATGCTGGTAGCAACAGACAGCACCACCAGGGTGAGGCCACGGGTAGGATCGTTCTTGGGAAGCTCCGGCGGTCGCTTAGCCTCGTGCACCATGTGTCCGGCCACGCCTACGAGCAGCGCGAAGGCGACCCAATGGTCGTACCTCTCCAGCCAGCTACTGACCACCGCGCCAATTGCCCAGCCGATGAGTGGCATCAGGAACTGAAACAGACCAAAGTGCAAGGACAGACGGAGTATTGCCCGGGCCCGCCAGGGGCGGAGGTTGGCCCCCACTCCTACCGCCACCGCGGTCGCATCCATGGCCAGGCCCACAGCGATAACGAAGACGGTCAGGAACTCCATCCAGTCGGTCCCTTCCGCACGGCACAACGACTACGGCACTTGGCTCACCCGCAGGAGCACGCTTTGGCCAAAGGGCCGGTGGTCAGTCGGACGGCGGCCTAATATACGAAATCTGCGCGCCAATAGCAAAGGGCGAAATTGCCTTGCCCCTTGCGTCGCCTGAAGTTTGGGGTTGAAAATCAACCGCAAGTTGCATATATTTTCTACAGCTTGGTGCAAAGGTGTCCACTGGAGGAAGTAGGTATGCCAATCGCGAGGCGGCTCGCTGCCATGGGCCTTGGCGAGGGAGGCGACGAGCCGGGCATGAGAGCGGGGGTCGTATTCACCAAGAACGTGAGCTATTGGGTCAGTGACCTGGGATGGAGCCCCAACACCGATATCTTCGAGACCGAGCAAGCACTGGTGATCCGCTTGGAGATTGCCGGGGTCGAGCGGGATCACATGGAGATCACCCTGCGGGAGAACACCCTCACGGTGCGCGGCTACCGGCACAGCAGCCCGCATGCGCAGCGGGTGTACTTCCACCAGGCGGAAATTAGCTACGGCCCGTTCGAGAAGGTCATTGTTCTGCCGGAACGCCTGGTTGCCGGCAGGGTTGAGGCACGCTACCGCCAGGGATTCCTGGAGATAACCATCGCCAAGGAGCAAGACGCCTTGCACGAAGCACGCGAAGTTCAGATCGAAGATTGACTCAATCGGAGCAAACTACCTTTATGACCGAGCAGGGTAACAACACAGTCCCGGAATCGCCGTCCAAGATCGAGATACCTGCGGAGTTGCCGGTTTTGCCGCTGCGCGATACCGTGGTGTTTCCTTTCGTGGCCACGCCGCTGATTGTGGCCAGGCGGCCATCCGTGCAACTGATCGACGATGTGCTGAGTGGCGATCGCTTGCTGGCCCTGGTGGCGCAGCGTAAGCCCGAGCTCGAGGAGCCGAAGCCAGAGGATATCTACACCGTAGGCACGGCTGCCATCGTGCTCAAGATGCTCAAGTTCCCGGACGGCAGCCTGCGGGTGCTTGTGCAGGGGATCGAGCGCATCAAGGTGCTGGAGTACTCGTCGTCCGAGCCTTACTACCGGGCGAGAATCAAGGTGGTCAGGGAGTCGTATCGGCCCAGCACCACGATCGAAGCGCTGATGCGCAACGTGCAGATTCAGTTCCAGAAGATTGTCAGCCTGGTGCCGCACCTCCCTGACGAGCTGCAGGTGGTGGCCATGAACCTGCAGGACCCGGGTCGGCTGGCGGACCTGGTGGCTTCCAACATCAACCTGAGCCTGCAGGAGAAGCAGGAAATCCTCGAGCATGCCGACGTCGAGCGGCGCTTGGAGAGGCTCACTGTCTTCCTCACTCGCGAGCTGGAAGTCTTAGAACTCGGCTCCAAGATCCAGAGCCAGGTGCAGAGCGAGTTGGGCAAGAATCAGCGCGAGTACTTCTTGCGCGAACAGCTCAAGGCCATCCAGCAGGAGCTGGGCATCGGCGACGAACGTTCTGCGGAGATCAACGAGCTCCGCAAGGCAATCGAAGAAGCGAAGATGCCGGAGCAGGCCTATAAGGAGGCGATGCGGGAGTTGGATCGCCTCGCCAAGATGCAGCCCGGCGCCGCCGAGTACACGGTCTCGCGCACCTACATCGACTGGCTGGTCGCCCTGCCGTGGTCGGTTTCCACCCAGGACAACTTGGACATCGAAGCCGCGCGCAGAGTGCTGGATGAAGACCACTACGACTTAGAGAAGGTCAAAGAGCGCATCCTCGAATACCTGGCAGTGCGCAAGCTGAAGCCCGATTCCAAAGGGCCTATCCTCTGCTTCGTGGGCCCGCCGGGTGTGGGCAAGACCTCCGTCGGGCGCTCCATTGCCCGGGCGCTGGGGCGCAAGTTCGTGCGCATGTCCTTGGGTGGGGTGCGCGACGAGGCGGAGATCCGCGGCCACCGCCGCACCTACATCGGCGCCCTCCCAGGCCGCATCATTCAGGGGCTGAAGAACGCGCGCGCCAACAATCCGGTGTTCATGCTCGACGAGGTGGACAAGATCGGCGCTGACTTTCGCGGTGATCCCTCGTCGGCGCTGCTGGAAGTGCTCGACCCAGAACAGAACTTCTCCTTCTCCGACCACTACTTGGAGGTGCCCTTCGATCTGTCCAAGGTGATGTTTATCACCACGGCCAACGTCTTGGACACCATTCCCCCAGCGTTGCGCGACCGAATGGAGGTGTTGGAGTTGCCCGGCTACATCGCCGAGGAGAAACTGCATATCGCCTTCAAATACCTCATCCCGCGCCAGATCGAGGAGAATGGCCTCAAGCCGAAGCACATCACTTTCACCCACGCCGCCGTGCGCAAGATCATCCAGGCGTATACACGAGAGGCGGGCGTGCGCAACTTGGAGCGAGAAATCGCCTCCATCTGCCGCAAAGTGGCCAAAGAGGTCGCTGCCCACGGCGACACCAAGCACATCATCACGCCGGACAAGCTGCGGGAGTACTTAGGGCCGGCCAAGTTCTACTCCGAGGTCAAGGAGCGCACCAGCGAGCCGGGTGTGGCCACCGGTCTTGCCTGGACGCCGGTCGGCGGCGACATCCTCTTTGTCGAGGCGACCAAGATGCGCGGCAATAACAAGCTTACCCTCACCGGCCAGCTTGGCGAAGTGATGCGCGAGTCGGCGCAGGCTGCGCTCTCCTACGTCCGCTCCCGCGCTGCGCAGTTGGGCATCAGCGAGGAGGTCTTTGAAAAGCACGACATCCATGTGCACGTCCCCCAGGGAGCCATTCCGAAGGACGGCCCGTCTGCGGGCGTGACCATCGCCACCTCGCTGGTGTCGCTGCTCACCGATCGGCCTATCCGCAGCGACATCGCAATGACCGGGGAGATCACCCTGCGTGGCAAGGTGCTTCCGGTGGGGGGCATCAAG carries:
- a CDS encoding SpoVG family protein, whose translation is MEITEVSITLREEERLKAFVNVTFDNVFVVRGMKVIHGNTGYFVSMPSRKAEDGTYRDIAHPVTPEFREYLEKTVLAVYRKKLMEEKGLTEEQLPPELR
- a CDS encoding BMC domain-containing protein, with the protein product MTLDALGLIETKGLVGAIEAADAMVKAAKVQLIGKEKVGGGYVTVMVRGDVGAVKAAVDAGAAAAEKVGELVSVHVIPRPHSDVEMILPKRPNVEVNE
- a CDS encoding ribose-phosphate pyrophosphokinase, producing the protein MAERLKVFSGSTNVPLATAICKSLRIKLGVISRGRFSDGEIWVKYEENVRGADCFLIQSTNAPADNLMELLVMIDAARRASAKRITAVIPYFGYARQDRKDRPRVAITAKLVANLITTAGADRVLTMDLHAPQLQGFFDIPVDHLYSATVACKFVEKMRIPDLVIASPDVGGIQIARAYARRLHAPLALVDKRRPRPNEAEVRTLIGEVEGKNVLLVDDIVDTGNTLCEVTKFLIEQRGAKAVSALCTHAVLSGQAVEKLQASPLKRLVVTDTIALPPEKRIDKLEVISVAELFAEGVWRIHRNMSVSKLFSVT
- the lon gene encoding endopeptidase La; the protein is MTEQGNNTVPESPSKIEIPAELPVLPLRDTVVFPFVATPLIVARRPSVQLIDDVLSGDRLLALVAQRKPELEEPKPEDIYTVGTAAIVLKMLKFPDGSLRVLVQGIERIKVLEYSSSEPYYRARIKVVRESYRPSTTIEALMRNVQIQFQKIVSLVPHLPDELQVVAMNLQDPGRLADLVASNINLSLQEKQEILEHADVERRLERLTVFLTRELEVLELGSKIQSQVQSELGKNQREYFLREQLKAIQQELGIGDERSAEINELRKAIEEAKMPEQAYKEAMRELDRLAKMQPGAAEYTVSRTYIDWLVALPWSVSTQDNLDIEAARRVLDEDHYDLEKVKERILEYLAVRKLKPDSKGPILCFVGPPGVGKTSVGRSIARALGRKFVRMSLGGVRDEAEIRGHRRTYIGALPGRIIQGLKNARANNPVFMLDEVDKIGADFRGDPSSALLEVLDPEQNFSFSDHYLEVPFDLSKVMFITTANVLDTIPPALRDRMEVLELPGYIAEEKLHIAFKYLIPRQIEENGLKPKHITFTHAAVRKIIQAYTREAGVRNLEREIASICRKVAKEVAAHGDTKHIITPDKLREYLGPAKFYSEVKERTSEPGVATGLAWTPVGGDILFVEATKMRGNNKLTLTGQLGEVMRESAQAALSYVRSRAAQLGISEEVFEKHDIHVHVPQGAIPKDGPSAGVTIATSLVSLLTDRPIRSDIAMTGEITLRGKVLPVGGIKEKVLAARRAGIRHIILPSKNEKDLAEIPEELRKEITFYFVDNMDQVLELALRKNGRLRSRS
- a CDS encoding manganese efflux pump MntP family protein yields the protein MEFLTVFVIAVGLAMDATAVAVGVGANLRPWRARAILRLSLHFGLFQFLMPLIGWAIGAVVSSWLERYDHWVAFALLVGVAGHMVHEAKRPPELPKNDPTRGLTLVVLSVATSIDALAVGFSLALLGLAVLYSCAIIGVVAFSLSGLGGLLGHHTHRVFGKSTQLVGAAILVAVALRILVAHLQRGI
- a CDS encoding Hsp20/alpha crystallin family protein, yielding MPIARRLAAMGLGEGGDEPGMRAGVVFTKNVSYWVSDLGWSPNTDIFETEQALVIRLEIAGVERDHMEITLRENTLTVRGYRHSSPHAQRVYFHQAEISYGPFEKVIVLPERLVAGRVEARYRQGFLEITIAKEQDALHEAREVQIED
- the ispE gene encoding 4-(cytidine 5'-diphospho)-2-C-methyl-D-erythritol kinase — protein: MARVYLRSFAKINLGLRVLGRRSDGYHDICTIFQQVSLGDDIIVAPDGEEVTVVCRQPGVAPGRDNLCWRAAAALQMATGCRRGARITLRKRIPVGAGLGGGSSNAAVVLAALNEIWGTRLPEEELLSLAAQIGSDVPFFLLGGSAVGEGRGEVLRPIELPTDYWCVLAIPNVEISTRWAYSAAKFDLTKRRKSITFPCRVAELRDRQQWEQFLNNDFEEVVFAAYPVIAQLKAELRREGGFYCSLSGSGGAVFGLFTRREQARRARAALSRVSRAVLVRPVRYGRREVVEAVARQLCTA
- a CDS encoding M2 family metallopeptidase — encoded protein: MQRFAAAMMAIALLGMLGGCGRRAVEQEARAFLDAHVQKVRPLEKAMNLAYWRACVTGEQEFYDQYAQYQLALRQVLSDSAAFAKVKSFKESKAVHDPLVARQLTLLYKQFLANQIPAELLGQIVALSTKVEQAFNTFRPTLDGRPVSSNDIAEVLRTSTDSQLRQRAWEASKEVGAKVAADLIQLAKLRNQAARALGFEDYYVMALALAEQDVENLEAIFAELAELTDEPFGRAKREVDSVLAARYGIAPDQLRPWHYQDPFLQEAPRIQELDLDRYYQDRDVVELARTFYRGIGLDVDSVLARSDLFEKPGKNPHAFCTDIDREGDVRVLANVRSDARWMDTMLHELGHAVYDVYIDRRLPYLVREPAHAFTTEGIAELFGRLALNPSWLQSILQLSDQQRAECEQAMLRSARLKQLVFARWCQVMVNFERELYRDPDQDLNCLWWDLVERYQLVRRPENRKAPDWAAKIHFSSSPVYYHNYMLGELFASQLHHYLVTSLLRAADEQGLGYVGQRRIGEFLRQRVFAPGSRYHWDELIQRATGEPLTATYFAQQYAQQ
- a CDS encoding 50S ribosomal protein L25, which translates into the protein MSELICERRERTGKQAAKQLRRKGMLPGIYYCGRGEPTPIAIEEKALRAVLQSEANIVDVKLDGKAVKCIVREVQFDPLRDVPVHVDLMGVRMDQKVSLMVPVRLVGIPEGVKTAGGILQQVLREVEVEALPGDLPEHIDVDVSKLGIGESIHVRDLVLERAHILTDPTLSVATVTAPAVVREAAEAAAPEVAEAEEEEAAPEAEQEQ